Genomic segment of Actinomycetota bacterium:
ACTGCAGCATCGGTCCGGGAGCTGGGCGAGCTTCCCGCTGCCCGCGGTGGTCGACGCGGCCGGGCGGTTCACCACCTACGTCGAACTCGGCCGGCGCGGCGCCAACCGGCTGCGGGTCGTCGACCCGGCCTCCGGCCTGACCTCGAACACGGTCACCGTGCGGGTGCGCTGAGGGTGCGCGGCGCTCCCGCGCTGGCTCAGGGTTCGCGCACGTCGGCCATGGCCGCGAACACCACGATGTTGTCCGCGAAGCCGTCGTCGTCGTACCGTCCCGCGCAGGTGATCAGCCGCAGCGCCGCGTGGTCGGTCGGACCGTAGACCGCGTGAGTCGGGAAGCGTGACTTCGCGACCCTGACCACCCGCCGGATCGCGAAGATGGCTGTGCGTCCGTCCTGGCGGAGCACCTCGACCCGGTCTCCGGGGCGCAGGTCGCCGAGCCGGACGAAGATCGCCGGCGCACCGTCCCAGGTGAGATGCCCGGCGATCACCGCCGGTCCGAGCGCACCCGGGGTCGGTGCCTTGGTGTACCAGCCGGCCACGCCAGGCTCGCCCGGCACCTCCATCGCGCCCGCGCTGTCCAGGCCCAAGCGCACCAGGTCCGATCGCACCCCGATCCGGGGAATGTGCAGGATCGCGGGCTCGGCGGCGGGGAGTATCGGGCCGACCAGCGGGTCGGCGTTGTCCGCAACGGACGGGGAGACCGGTGAGGTCTGAGGCCGCGGAAGGGCGGTCGACGACGGCGCCGCCGACCACCCGACACCCGGAACCACAGGCGGTGACGGCTGTTGGTCACCGGCAGCCATGAACAGGGCGACGCCGCCCGCAACGCCGAACAGCGCCGCAGGCAGGGCTCGTCCGGCCCGCACCAGCCACCGACGTTCCACCATCCCCGCCTCAGCCCATCACACGCCCGCCGGCACGTCGCCTCGACGCGGCTCACCCACCGACCACCCCGCCCATTCAAGCACTCCCGCCCGCGCCGGTCACCGTCCCACAAGGCCGTGTGGGCGGCCACCGGCGTTGGCGCCATGCGGAGCGGTGATGCAGGCATCTCGGTGACGCGACGCGCCACCAGCGGAGCGAACGAACGTAGTCAGGCGCTGCCCGTGATCTTAGGACAGCGGCCCGGGTCCCGGCTGTCGGTGGGGCTGGCGTTGGGGCAGGCCGAGGAGCCGCTCGATCAGCCGTGGTCCGCTCGGCCACACTGCCACGACGACCATCCGGGTACGCCGAACCGGCGGCGCTGATCCGTGCCGCCCTCGGAGACCGGGTGCGGGTCTAGGCGGGTGCTCGACGGCTCTCCCACCGAAGCCGCCCGGCACCATCGACGCGTTTGGCCTGCCCCGGGGCCGTGGTTTGGGTGTAGGACACTGGTATGACCCTGGCCACCCCCTCGCCCGGACAATCCAGCCTAGACCGGCGACGCTTCCTGGCCGCCGTCGCCGGTCTCGTCGGCTTGGCCGCTGCCGCGCAGACTCCCGTCGGACGCGCGGTCGCGGCACCCCGACTCGAAGGTGGCCGCTACCCCTTCAGGCTTGGCGTGGCCAGCGGTGACCCGACCCCGACTGGCGTCGTCCTGTGGACCCGGCTAGCGCCGCGGCCGTTCGTACGCGGCGGCGGGATGCCGAACGTCCGGGTGCCGGTGCACTGGGAGCTGGCCGAGGACGAAGGGTTTCACAGCATCGTGCGATCCGGTGCGGTCTGGGCACTGGCCGAGCTGGCGCACTCGGTCCACGTCGACCTCGAGGGGCT
This window contains:
- a CDS encoding class F sortase, which translates into the protein MVERRWLVRAGRALPAALFGVAGGVALFMAAGDQQPSPPVVPGVGWSAAPSSTALPRPQTSPVSPSVADNADPLVGPILPAAEPAILHIPRIGVRSDLVRLGLDSAGAMEVPGEPGVAGWYTKAPTPGALGPAVIAGHLTWDGAPAIFVRLGDLRPGDRVEVLRQDGRTAIFAIRRVVRVAKSRFPTHAVYGPTDHAALRLITCAGRYDDDGFADNIVVFAAMADVREP